In Malus sylvestris chromosome 2, drMalSylv7.2, whole genome shotgun sequence, the genomic stretch AATCTCACCAATTTTCATCTGTACTCATACATCTTGAATTCCAGCTTTCCCTTGGTACACACTCGACAGTTGAGGGACTTCAGTTCGATATCTGGTCACAAATCTCTCCAAAAATTGCTTCTCCGTAAAACACAACACCCAACCTAGATTCCTGTTTTCATCCATTAATCCTTTCAACATCAAAACTTTCAGAACCGAAAACCTTGGGATAATTCTCTTCTCCAAACTGTAACCCATGATCACCGGGGCTTTAACAATCATTTGCGAAGACAATCCCATCTTGTTCACTACAAATTCCATGACTTGCATTATCTTCTTCTCCGACCTGGTCATACAAACTGGGTGCCGCTTGAAAGCAGAGAGAACATCATCCTCAGACCAACCCCGACTCTTATAAACTTCGCAATTTCGAGTCCGTATGGACTTACTATTGGCACTACTCAAAGCTTTTATAGCCATCACAGACATTGATTTTTCCATATCAAAACCCATTTGCTTAACCTCACCCACAACTTGAGCAAACTTTTTACGGTTTTGCATCAAAGCAAGGGTAAAATGAGCTACCATCAGAGAAATACATGATTGGGGCATACCTGATTCTCTTAAGATCCCAATATTTGGCTCAACATTCTTAGAGTGGCCTTCCAAGAAAATCCGCGTGCAGTGCCTGAAAACTGAAGCaatttccccccccccccccccccccgaaaTCATACTCCTGAGGAAATTGTAAGTGGGTAGAATCTGTTTCTCCAAGCTTCTTGCCAAAAGAATCGGTTCATTACCCAGAGTTGTTGCAAGGTCCTCCTCTGAAACTCCAAGCGAAGTGAAAAACTCAAGCTTCGGCAAAAGGGTTTTCTCCGGATTGGAGTTAAGAAATTGTGGGTACGTCCTCACCAGCTTGGAGATCTGGGTCTCAGAGAATCCATGGTTTCTGAGAAAGGACAAAACGGCGTCTGCTCTTTTGGAGGATCGCAACTTGACCCACTTAGACGCTAAAATCGCACCTTCTGGGGACAACCCACATGAGTTTATGAGGTAATTGACTGTGGAATCGTGGTGGGTTTCTGAGAGTTTTGAGGTGAAATGTCTGCACCGTAGCAGATTTTGAAGAGGAAAATGCGAGGCTTTTAGATCCCCAACCCTAACAACAAATCTTTTAGTTTTGGAAAAAAGTGAATAACCCAATCTGCTCGCCTTCAGGTTGAAGAGGGCTGCCATGTTAGACGCCGCCGGCACCGATGAATTTCAGGTGGAATATCCAAAACCTCGCTGGCTCATCCGTGCAAAGGGTTTTAGGATGCGTTTGTTGCACGGATCTCGCGCTGGATTAGCTTCATTGCACTGATTTAGATTAGACTAAAAAGGTGGACAATaacaaatatattttaattcatattttattaatattttatattatttaatacatatttagtaatattttattCTA encodes the following:
- the LOC126599323 gene encoding uncharacterized protein LOC126599323, translated to MAALFNLKASRLGYSLFSKTKRFVVRVGDLKASHFPLQNLLRCRHFTSKLSETHHDSTVNYLINSCGLSPEGAILASKWVKLRSSKRADAVLSFLRNHGFSETQISKLVRTYPQFLNSNPEKTLLPKLEFFTSLGVSEEDLATTLGNEPILLARSLEKQILPTYNFLRSMISGGGGGGEIASVFRHCTRIFLEGHSKNVEPNIGILRESGMPQSCISLMVAHFTLALMQNRKKFAQVVGEVKQMGFDMEKSMSVMAIKALSSANSKSIRTRNCEVYKSRGWSEDDVLSAFKRHPVCMTRSEKKIMQVMEFVVNKMGLSSQMIVKAPVIMGYSLEKRIIPRFSVLKVLMLKGLMDENRNLGWVLCFTEKQFLERFVTRYRTEVPQLSSVYQGKAGIQDV